The following proteins are co-located in the Nonlabens ponticola genome:
- a CDS encoding DUF6702 family protein: MKLFFLGLIALVGMAIPVDNSTHEDVDLLELRFRESINTTDHKYYLSVSNVAYSEKAGALQMVSRFFIDDFQDVLEARTGTEVILGNPETLPSQLALFQKYIPKRLTASIDGKDIDPKVIGAEYDADQILLYIELPVAREPNTVELSYKALFELFPDQKNLVHFKLHDKRKSLLNSKDTPVDQVKF, translated from the coding sequence ATGAAATTATTTTTTCTTGGTTTGATCGCACTTGTCGGTATGGCCATTCCTGTTGACAATTCTACTCATGAAGACGTTGATTTGTTGGAGTTACGCTTTCGCGAAAGCATAAACACCACAGACCACAAATACTATCTATCAGTATCTAATGTAGCATACAGTGAGAAGGCTGGAGCGCTGCAAATGGTATCCAGATTCTTTATTGATGATTTTCAGGACGTGCTGGAAGCTCGAACTGGAACGGAAGTCATTCTAGGAAACCCAGAAACATTGCCGTCACAACTAGCCCTATTTCAAAAATATATTCCTAAGCGCCTCACGGCATCCATTGACGGCAAGGACATAGATCCCAAGGTAATTGGCGCAGAATATGATGCAGACCAGATACTACTCTACATAGAATTACCCGTAGCTAGAGAGCCGAATACAGTTGAGCTGAGTTATAAGGCGCTGTTTGAGCTATTTCCAGATCAAAAAAACCTTGTACATTTTAAATTACACGACAAGCGCAAAAGCTTGCTCAATTCAAAGGATACGCCTGTGGATCAGGTAAAGTTTTAG